One window from the genome of Acinetobacter sp. LoGeW2-3 encodes:
- the proB gene encoding glutamate 5-kinase, which yields MIEVVDGQRQLKGCKRIVVKIGSSLLTANGQGLDLDAISHWAGQIADLHNAGHEIILVSSGAVAEGMVRMKLENRPTDLPSLQACAAIGQMGLIHTWSSVLDKHQIQTAQVLLTHDDLADRRRYLNSCDALQHLIEWRVIPVINENDTVSTDEIRFGDNDTLAAMVAGQVHADLLIILTDQEGMFDSDPRSNPDAKLFHTVRAMDESLFDMAGGGGKFGRGGMLTKVRAARLAAKSGCPTLIASGDSDCVLSRLMTGEMLGTLFITDDDRLTAHQQWLAAHLQTAGRLVIDDGAIKAIKENHRSLLPVGVKAVEGHFERGDVVECVDTQGHRIAVGRVNFSSRSAEIVKGLASDKVHQVLGEARSLEMIHRNHMSIY from the coding sequence ATGATAGAAGTGGTAGATGGGCAACGTCAGCTCAAGGGTTGTAAACGAATCGTTGTTAAAATCGGATCATCTTTACTCACAGCAAACGGGCAAGGTTTAGATTTAGATGCCATCTCGCATTGGGCGGGACAAATCGCAGATCTACACAATGCCGGACATGAGATTATTCTTGTGTCATCAGGTGCTGTGGCTGAAGGTATGGTTCGAATGAAACTTGAGAATCGACCCACCGATCTACCCAGTCTTCAGGCTTGCGCTGCCATCGGTCAGATGGGCCTTATTCATACCTGGTCAAGCGTATTGGATAAACACCAGATCCAGACCGCTCAGGTATTGTTAACTCATGACGACCTGGCAGATCGTCGCCGCTATCTCAACTCATGTGATGCCTTGCAGCACCTGATTGAATGGCGTGTGATTCCGGTGATTAATGAAAATGACACCGTTTCGACTGATGAAATCCGCTTTGGTGATAACGATACGCTCGCTGCGATGGTGGCGGGTCAGGTCCATGCTGATCTGTTGATTATCCTGACCGATCAGGAAGGCATGTTCGACTCAGATCCACGTTCTAATCCGGATGCTAAACTGTTCCATACAGTGCGTGCAATGGATGAGAGCCTGTTTGATATGGCCGGCGGTGGTGGTAAATTTGGTCGTGGTGGTATGTTGACCAAAGTCCGTGCTGCACGTCTGGCGGCGAAGTCTGGTTGTCCAACGCTGATTGCCAGTGGCGATAGTGATTGTGTTTTATCGCGTCTGATGACAGGTGAAATGCTGGGTACTTTATTTATCACTGATGATGACCGCTTGACTGCACATCAGCAATGGTTAGCAGCACACTTACAAACAGCAGGTCGTCTGGTGATTGATGATGGTGCGATTAAGGCCATTAAAGAAAACCACCGCAGCTTGTTGCCAGTTGGTGTTAAAGCAGTAGAAGGGCACTTTGAACGTGGTGATGTGGTGGAATGTGTGGATACACAAGGTCACCGTATTGCTGTTGGTCGTGTGAACTTCAGTTCACGTTCGGCTGAAATCGTCAAAGGTTTGGCATCGGATAAAGTCCATCAGGTCTTAGGTGAAGCGCGTTCATTGGAAATGATTCACCGTAATCATATGTCGATCTATTAA
- the cgtA gene encoding Obg family GTPase CgtA, with amino-acid sequence MRFVDEAVITVEAGDGGNGVASFRREKFVPFGGPDGGDGGRGGSIYVQADDDTSTLVDYRYTRRFRAERGKNGAGANCAGRGGESVILKVPVGTTIVDSESGDIIGDLIEDGQKVLVAQGGDGGLGNTHFKSSTNRSPRKCTHGVKGEFREIRLELKVLADVGLLGMPNAGKSTFIRAVSAAKPKVADYPFTTMMPNLGVVDADRYRSFVMADIPGLIEGAAEGAGLGIRFLKHLARTRILLHIVDVQPIDGSDPAYNAKAITAELEKFSPTLSKLPVVLVLNKVDQLAEETRDEWCNHILEELQWEGPVFKTSGLTAEGTKDVVYYLMDQIEQQREREVEDPEYAAEMKEFRDQLEAETREQTIAAKEAYREMRRAQRLGGDDFDDEDDDDSDVEVYYVR; translated from the coding sequence ATGCGCTTTGTTGATGAAGCAGTCATTACCGTAGAGGCTGGCGACGGTGGCAATGGCGTAGCCAGTTTTCGCCGTGAAAAGTTCGTACCATTTGGTGGTCCAGATGGTGGTGATGGTGGTCGTGGCGGCAGCATTTATGTACAGGCTGACGACGACACGAGTACCCTTGTAGATTATCGTTATACCCGTAGATTTCGCGCTGAACGTGGTAAAAACGGTGCTGGCGCAAACTGTGCTGGTCGTGGTGGCGAATCAGTTATTTTAAAAGTTCCTGTGGGAACAACCATTGTAGATAGCGAATCTGGCGACATTATTGGTGACCTGATCGAAGACGGTCAGAAAGTATTGGTCGCTCAAGGCGGTGATGGTGGTTTGGGTAATACTCACTTCAAATCATCGACTAACCGTTCTCCACGTAAGTGTACCCATGGTGTTAAAGGTGAATTCCGTGAAATCCGTCTGGAGCTGAAAGTGCTTGCAGATGTGGGTTTACTCGGTATGCCAAACGCAGGTAAATCGACCTTTATCCGTGCAGTTTCGGCTGCAAAACCAAAAGTGGCAGACTATCCATTTACCACAATGATGCCGAATTTGGGCGTGGTGGATGCGGATCGTTACCGCTCATTTGTGATGGCCGATATTCCAGGTCTGATCGAAGGTGCTGCTGAAGGTGCGGGTCTGGGTATTCGTTTCCTGAAACACCTGGCACGTACACGTATCTTGCTGCACATTGTCGATGTACAACCGATTGACGGTTCAGATCCTGCTTACAATGCCAAAGCAATTACAGCGGAGCTTGAGAAATTCTCGCCAACGTTGTCTAAATTGCCTGTGGTATTGGTTCTGAACAAGGTTGACCAATTGGCAGAAGAAACTCGTGACGAATGGTGTAACCACATTCTTGAAGAATTACAGTGGGAAGGTCCTGTCTTTAAAACTTCTGGCTTAACGGCTGAAGGCACTAAAGACGTTGTGTACTACCTGATGGATCAAATCGAACAGCAACGCGAACGCGAGGTTGAAGATCCAGAATATGCAGCAGAAATGAAAGAATTCCGTGATCAGCTTGAAGCTGAAACACGTGAACAAACGATTGCTGCGAAGGAAGCTTATCGTGAAATGCGTCGCGCTCAACGTCTGGGTGGCGATGACTTTGATGATGAAGATGATGACGACAGCGACGTAGAAGTATATTACGTACGTTAA
- a CDS encoding SIMPL domain-containing protein (The SIMPL domain is named for its presence in mouse protein SIMPL (signalling molecule that associates with mouse pelle-like kinase). Bacterial member BP26, from Brucella, was shown to assemble into a channel-like structure, while YggE from E. coli has been associated with resistance to oxidative stress.), which yields MRLSSLSALALLGALSSAAFAAPEETLNYNVVNLSAEASRDISNDLMNANLYVEKSHKQPAELAAQINQLMNFAINTAKKYPAVKIETGSQNTYPVYDNDNRKLKEWRGRAQVRLESTDFKAASQLIAELQQYFQTESINFSVSEAKRKKVENELMLEASKNFQQRAQSLVQAWNKPGYQLVNMNINTNNSGYPPVPRMAMAKAAYAEAAIPDQEMAAGESKMTVSANGSIQFK from the coding sequence ATGCGTCTTTCTTCTCTTTCAGCGCTAGCCTTGCTCGGCGCATTATCTTCTGCCGCTTTCGCCGCTCCTGAAGAAACCTTAAACTACAATGTAGTCAATCTATCAGCAGAAGCCAGCCGCGATATTTCTAATGATTTAATGAATGCCAATTTATATGTGGAAAAATCGCATAAACAGCCGGCTGAGCTTGCAGCGCAAATCAATCAATTGATGAATTTTGCGATTAATACTGCCAAGAAATATCCAGCAGTAAAAATAGAAACCGGTTCACAGAATACCTATCCTGTTTATGACAATGACAACCGCAAACTGAAAGAATGGCGTGGTCGTGCTCAGGTTCGTCTGGAATCTACAGATTTTAAAGCCGCTTCGCAGCTGATCGCGGAACTGCAACAATACTTCCAGACTGAATCCATTAACTTTTCTGTCTCTGAAGCAAAACGCAAGAAAGTTGAAAATGAGCTGATGCTTGAAGCATCTAAAAATTTCCAGCAACGTGCACAAAGCCTGGTACAAGCCTGGAACAAACCTGGCTATCAGTTGGTAAACATGAATATCAATACCAATAACTCAGGCTATCCACCTGTACCACGTATGGCGATGGCGAAAGCGGCTTATGCCGAAGCTGCAATTCCTGATCAGGAAATGGCAGCAGGTGAATCTAAAATGACCGTCAGTGCCAATGGTTCTATTCAGTTTAAATAA
- a CDS encoding phosphatase PAP2 family protein: MSLDQLNLYLFHILNVPEQASTWMINYACLIAHDLVYLFLLIFAIAWLGGNREVKTGIIKAAIFTAITLSISEVLSAALNTPRPFVMEVGRTLIEHEATGSFPSNHMSIFSGIALAYYFSPQRDLGRILLWTAWLVAWSRIYVGVHFPIDMVGAFMIALVVNLAGLPLWWKYQDKLMNFILSIHQFLFAPFIRMGWIK; the protein is encoded by the coding sequence ATGTCCCTCGATCAACTCAACCTTTACCTATTCCATATTCTGAATGTACCCGAACAAGCCTCTACCTGGATGATCAACTATGCCTGTCTGATTGCACATGATCTGGTGTATTTATTTCTCCTGATCTTTGCCATTGCCTGGCTGGGTGGCAATCGTGAAGTAAAAACTGGGATTATTAAGGCCGCGATCTTTACAGCAATTACCTTGTCGATTAGCGAAGTATTGTCTGCTGCATTGAATACACCACGCCCTTTTGTCATGGAAGTCGGTCGCACCCTCATTGAGCATGAGGCTACAGGCTCTTTCCCCAGCAACCATATGAGTATTTTTAGTGGGATTGCCCTTGCCTATTATTTTTCACCGCAGCGTGATTTGGGTCGAATCCTGCTCTGGACTGCTTGGCTTGTCGCTTGGTCACGGATCTATGTGGGTGTACATTTTCCGATTGATATGGTGGGAGCATTCATGATTGCACTGGTGGTGAACTTAGCTGGCCTACCACTGTGGTGGAAATATCAGGATAAGCTCATGAACTTTATCTTGAGCATTCATCAGTTCCTGTTTGCGCCTTTTATTCGGATGGGCTGGATTAAGTAA
- a CDS encoding diaminobutyrate--2-oxoglutarate transaminase gives MSVSSVNPATNSTNEYYLTRQSQMESNVRSYPRKLPLAIAKAQGCWVTDVEGTEYLDCLAGAGTLALGHNHPAVIQSIQDTLASGLPLHTLDLTTPLKDAFTEALLAYLPGGKEEYCLQFCGPSGADATEAAIKLAKTFTGRSSVISFSGGYHGMTHGSLAMTGNLSAKNSVNGLMPGVQFMPYPHEYRCPLGLGGEAGVDALTYYFENFIEDVESGVTKPAAVILEAIQGEGGVVTAPVKWLQKIREVTEKHNIVLILDEVQAGFARSGKMFAFEHAGIEPDVVVMSKAVGGSLPLAVLGIKRKFDAWQPAGHTGTFRGNQLAMGTGLATLQTIKEQNLAQNAQERGDFLQAEIKKLAAEFPCIGNVRGRGLMIGVEIVDERKPADHMGSLPADGQLAAAIQTACFNNKLLLEKGGRNGTVIRLLCPLIITQAECEEVLVRFKKAVAEALVAVRGA, from the coding sequence ATGAGCGTTTCTTCTGTAAATCCTGCCACCAATTCCACAAACGAATACTACTTGACTCGCCAAAGTCAGATGGAATCGAATGTGCGTAGTTATCCACGTAAATTACCGTTAGCGATAGCGAAAGCACAAGGTTGCTGGGTTACCGATGTTGAAGGTACGGAGTACCTTGATTGTTTAGCTGGGGCAGGGACATTGGCATTAGGCCATAATCACCCTGCGGTCATTCAAAGTATCCAGGACACACTTGCAAGCGGTCTTCCACTGCATACGCTGGATCTCACAACTCCTTTAAAAGATGCTTTTACTGAGGCACTTCTTGCTTACCTGCCAGGTGGCAAAGAAGAATACTGCCTACAGTTCTGTGGTCCATCTGGTGCAGATGCAACAGAAGCAGCGATTAAACTTGCCAAAACCTTTACTGGCCGTAGTTCAGTGATCAGCTTCTCTGGTGGCTATCACGGCATGACTCACGGTTCTCTTGCGATGACAGGCAACCTGTCGGCGAAGAATTCAGTAAATGGTTTAATGCCAGGCGTTCAATTCATGCCATATCCGCATGAATACCGTTGTCCACTAGGTCTGGGCGGTGAAGCGGGCGTTGACGCTTTGACTTATTATTTCGAAAACTTCATTGAAGATGTCGAAAGTGGTGTAACCAAGCCAGCAGCTGTAATTCTTGAAGCGATTCAAGGTGAAGGCGGTGTGGTAACAGCACCTGTGAAATGGTTGCAAAAAATCCGTGAAGTGACTGAAAAACACAACATCGTGTTGATTCTTGACGAAGTTCAAGCAGGCTTTGCGCGTTCAGGCAAAATGTTTGCATTTGAGCATGCGGGTATTGAACCTGATGTTGTCGTGATGTCTAAAGCTGTCGGTGGTAGCTTGCCACTAGCAGTACTGGGTATCAAACGTAAGTTCGACGCTTGGCAACCTGCTGGCCACACCGGTACATTCCGTGGTAACCAGCTGGCAATGGGTACAGGTCTTGCGACTTTGCAAACCATTAAAGAACAAAATCTTGCGCAAAATGCTCAAGAGCGTGGTGACTTCCTGCAAGCTGAAATTAAAAAACTGGCTGCTGAATTCCCATGTATCGGTAACGTACGTGGTCGTGGTTTGATGATCGGTGTTGAGATTGTTGACGAACGTAAACCAGCGGATCATATGGGTTCTTTACCTGCTGATGGTCAATTGGCTGCAGCGATTCAAACCGCTTGTTTCAACAACAAACTGTTGCTGGAAAAAGGTGGTCGTAACGGTACAGTGATCCGTTTACTTTGCCCATTGATCATCACTCAAGCAGAGTGTGAAGAAGTTCTGGTTCGCTTCAAGAAAGCGGTTGCTGAAGCTCTAGTCGCAGTTCGAGGCGCGTAA
- the rarD gene encoding EamA family transporter RarD — MYKGIALSVLASMVFGVLYIFTPFLQPLDSEQTFAWRMLATLPFLTAFMWWSGDLNHISSIFKRILKQPTFLIWLIISSLLCTTQLWLFLWGPINGRGLQVSLGYFLLPLVMVLVGCVLYKEKLSAWQMAAVACAVLGVGHEIWRIGFIAWETVYVALAYPLYFFLRRRFGTDHLGGFWWDLCLILPVAIYLGFVHSDSFNLIINFPHLVFAVLGLGFLSALGLGSYILASRYLPFVIFGLLSYLEPVLLAFASMTLGERVESGEWLTYIPIWLAVVLLVIEGVLHLHQQQRNRRDLNLKLEQLERLKQEK; from the coding sequence ATGTATAAAGGTATCGCGCTGTCAGTTTTAGCATCGATGGTTTTTGGTGTGCTTTATATTTTCACGCCTTTTTTGCAGCCACTGGACAGTGAGCAAACCTTTGCATGGCGTATGCTGGCGACCCTGCCATTTTTGACAGCTTTTATGTGGTGGTCAGGTGATCTCAATCACATTAGCAGTATTTTTAAGCGAATTCTAAAACAGCCGACTTTTCTAATCTGGCTGATTATCAGCTCTTTGCTTTGTACGACACAGCTCTGGTTATTCCTGTGGGGGCCGATTAATGGTCGTGGCTTGCAAGTGTCGCTTGGTTATTTTCTATTGCCGTTGGTGATGGTGCTGGTGGGTTGCGTACTTTATAAGGAAAAACTGTCTGCCTGGCAGATGGCGGCAGTAGCATGTGCTGTACTCGGTGTAGGACATGAAATCTGGCGCATTGGATTTATTGCTTGGGAAACCGTTTATGTCGCTTTAGCTTATCCACTCTATTTTTTCCTGCGTCGTCGTTTTGGGACGGATCATTTGGGTGGATTTTGGTGGGATTTGTGTCTTATTCTTCCAGTAGCAATCTATCTGGGCTTTGTGCATAGCGATTCTTTTAATTTAATTATTAATTTCCCTCATCTCGTCTTCGCTGTATTGGGCTTAGGTTTCTTGAGTGCATTAGGATTAGGAAGCTATATTCTGGCAAGCCGTTATCTACCTTTTGTGATTTTTGGTCTGTTGAGTTATCTCGAACCGGTGCTGCTGGCTTTTGCTTCGATGACACTCGGGGAACGGGTGGAATCAGGAGAGTGGTTGACTTATATTCCGATTTGGCTGGCAGTGGTTTTGTTAGTGATAGAGGGGGTATTGCATTTACATCAACAGCAACGCAATAGACGTGACCTAAATCTTAAGCTAGAACAATTAGAAAGACTTAAGCAAGAAAAATGA
- a CDS encoding glyceraldehyde-3-phosphate dehydrogenase: MSKDTIVALHAEHQGRWKNREEIAERMIALVGQLYREKNIVVTVYGRSLINRSVIQILKAHRRTRVLDVELSVVNTFPILEALAKVENIGTAEIDLGKLAEAYKAQGGDIDAFVADAVKSLEGSATTVENKDVVLYGFGRIGRILARLMISQSGLGRGLSLKAIVVRKSSDGDLEKRASLLRRDSIHGPFAGTISVDEENEAIIANGQFIKVIYASNPSEVDYTAYGIENALVIDNTGKWRDAEGLAQHLKCPGAARVILTAPGKGDMKNVVYGVNQADILDEDKIISAASCTTNAITPTLKVLNDKYTVINGHVETVHSFTNDQNLIDNYHKADRRGRAATLNMVITETGAAKAVAKALPALKGKLTGNSVRVPTPNVSLAILNLTLDKEVDRDEVNEYIRQISINSNLQGQIGYTNSTEVVSSDFIGSRTAGVFDAQATITSRNRLTAYVWYDNEVGYSCQVLRIAEQMGGVSYPKVPAETNA, encoded by the coding sequence GTGAGCAAAGACACTATCGTTGCCCTCCATGCAGAGCACCAAGGTCGCTGGAAAAACCGTGAAGAAATCGCGGAACGTATGATTGCCCTAGTAGGCCAATTGTACCGTGAAAAAAACATCGTAGTTACAGTATACGGTCGTTCTTTAATTAACCGTTCTGTAATCCAGATCCTTAAAGCTCACCGCCGTACTCGCGTTCTTGATGTTGAACTTTCTGTTGTAAACACTTTCCCAATTCTTGAAGCATTGGCTAAAGTTGAAAACATCGGTACTGCTGAAATTGATCTAGGCAAACTTGCTGAAGCATATAAAGCTCAAGGTGGCGACATTGATGCATTTGTAGCAGATGCTGTTAAGTCTCTTGAAGGCAGCGCAACAACTGTAGAAAACAAAGACGTTGTTCTTTACGGTTTCGGTCGTATCGGTCGTATCCTTGCTCGTCTAATGATCAGCCAATCTGGTCTTGGTCGTGGTCTAAGCCTGAAAGCAATCGTTGTTCGTAAATCATCTGATGGTGACCTGGAAAAACGTGCGTCTTTATTACGTCGTGACTCAATCCACGGTCCATTCGCTGGTACGATTTCTGTAGATGAAGAAAACGAAGCAATCATTGCGAACGGTCAATTCATCAAAGTAATCTATGCATCAAACCCATCTGAAGTGGATTACACTGCATACGGTATCGAAAATGCATTAGTGATCGACAACACTGGTAAATGGCGTGATGCTGAAGGTCTTGCGCAACACCTGAAATGCCCAGGCGCTGCGCGTGTAATTTTGACTGCACCTGGTAAAGGTGACATGAAGAACGTTGTATACGGCGTGAACCAAGCTGACATCCTTGATGAAGATAAAATCATCTCTGCAGCAAGCTGTACAACAAACGCAATCACTCCAACTTTGAAAGTGTTAAACGACAAGTACACAGTGATCAATGGTCATGTTGAAACAGTTCACTCATTTACGAATGACCAGAACCTGATCGACAACTACCATAAAGCGGATCGTCGTGGTCGTGCTGCTACACTGAACATGGTAATCACTGAAACTGGCGCTGCTAAAGCAGTTGCGAAAGCACTTCCTGCGCTTAAAGGCAAGTTGACTGGTAACTCTGTACGTGTTCCAACTCCAAACGTATCTTTAGCTATTCTGAACCTGACTTTAGATAAAGAAGTTGATCGTGACGAAGTGAATGAATACATTCGCCAAATCTCTATCAATTCTAACCTTCAAGGTCAAATCGGTTATACAAACTCTACTGAAGTTGTATCTTCTGACTTTATCGGTTCACGTACTGCAGGTGTATTCGACGCTCAAGCGACAATCACTTCACGCAACCGTTTAACTGCTTACGTTTGGTACGATAACGAAGTGGGTTATAGCTGCCAGGTACTTCGTATTGCTGAACAAATGGGCGGCGTAAGCTATCCAAAAGTTCCTGCTGAAACTAATGCTTAA
- a CDS encoding pyridoxal phosphate-dependent decarboxylase family protein: MVDFAEHRKALLCNDAASIADYESAMDQATKAVAAWLQNDKMYTGGSIKELRSAIAFNPSKEGLGVQKSLERMVELFLNKSLKVHHPHSLAHLHCPTMVTSQIAEVLINATNQSMDSWDQSPAGSLMEVQLIDWLRQKVGYGSGQAGVFTSGGTQSNLMGVLLARDACIAKNWKDENGNPWSVQRDGIPADAMRNVKVICSENAHFSVQKNMAMMGMGFQSVVTVPVNENAQMDVDALEKTMAHLQSEGKIVACVVATAGTTDAGAIDPLKQIREITNKYGAWMHIDAAWGGALILSNDYRSMLDGIELSDSVTLDFHKHYFQTISCGAFLLKDEANYRFMHYEAEYLNSAYDEEHGVPNLVSKSLQTTRRFDALKLWMTVEALGEELYGSMIDHGVKLTREVADYIKATDGLELLVEPQFASVLFRVVPAGYPAEFVDALNQNVADELFARGEANIGVTKVGQVQSLKMTTLSPVATLENVKNLLALVLTEADRIKDSIADGTYTPPIA, encoded by the coding sequence ATGGTAGATTTTGCAGAACACCGTAAAGCGTTACTCTGCAATGATGCTGCATCTATCGCTGACTATGAGTCGGCGATGGATCAGGCGACCAAAGCGGTTGCAGCATGGTTGCAAAACGACAAGATGTATACCGGCGGTAGCATCAAGGAATTGCGTAGCGCAATTGCGTTCAATCCTTCTAAAGAAGGTCTGGGTGTACAGAAATCTTTAGAGCGTATGGTTGAGCTATTCCTCAACAAGAGCTTGAAAGTACATCACCCGCATTCGCTTGCGCATTTGCATTGCCCGACGATGGTGACCAGCCAGATCGCGGAAGTGCTAATCAACGCCACTAACCAGTCAATGGACTCTTGGGATCAAAGCCCAGCGGGTTCTTTGATGGAAGTGCAGCTGATTGACTGGCTACGTCAAAAAGTCGGCTATGGTTCAGGTCAGGCAGGTGTGTTCACTTCTGGTGGCACGCAGTCTAACTTGATGGGCGTATTACTGGCGCGTGATGCCTGCATCGCGAAAAACTGGAAAGATGAAAACGGCAACCCGTGGTCTGTTCAGCGTGATGGTATCCCCGCGGATGCAATGCGTAATGTCAAAGTTATCTGTTCTGAAAATGCACACTTCTCTGTGCAAAAGAACATGGCGATGATGGGCATGGGCTTCCAGTCTGTCGTGACTGTGCCTGTGAATGAAAATGCGCAGATGGATGTGGATGCTCTGGAAAAAACCATGGCGCATCTTCAGTCTGAAGGCAAAATCGTAGCATGTGTAGTCGCAACTGCGGGTACGACTGATGCTGGTGCAATTGATCCACTCAAGCAGATTCGTGAAATCACCAACAAATATGGCGCGTGGATGCATATCGACGCAGCATGGGGTGGCGCACTGATCCTGTCTAATGACTATCGTTCAATGCTAGATGGTATCGAGTTGTCTGATTCTGTGACACTAGATTTCCATAAGCATTACTTCCAGACGATTTCATGTGGTGCATTCTTGCTGAAAGATGAAGCGAATTATCGTTTCATGCATTATGAAGCAGAATATCTGAACTCTGCTTATGATGAAGAGCATGGTGTTCCTAACTTGGTGTCCAAGTCACTGCAAACAACTCGCCGTTTTGATGCGCTCAAGTTGTGGATGACGGTTGAAGCATTGGGTGAAGAACTTTATGGTTCGATGATCGACCATGGCGTGAAATTGACTCGTGAAGTGGCAGATTACATCAAGGCAACTGATGGTCTGGAACTTCTGGTTGAGCCACAATTTGCATCAGTATTGTTCCGTGTAGTACCGGCAGGCTATCCAGCTGAGTTTGTCGATGCTTTGAACCAGAACGTCGCAGATGAACTGTTTGCCCGTGGTGAAGCGAATATTGGCGTCACTAAAGTGGGTCAGGTACAGTCTCTGAAAATGACCACTTTAAGTCCGGTTGCAACACTTGAAAACGTGAAGAACCTGTTGGCACTCGTGCTTACAGAAGCCGACCGTATCAAGGATTCAATTGCTGATGGTACTTATACGCCGCCAATCGCATAA
- a CDS encoding winged helix-turn-helix transcriptional regulator, giving the protein MSTYETSKLLGQVLSTECPSREILEHLANKWSILVLRCLSDGVHRFSELKQRIEGVSEKMLAQTLKMLEQDGFILRTVYPVVPPKVEYQLTITGSQAAEKINYLIGWLERSLPEILENKERVAK; this is encoded by the coding sequence ATGTCTACTTATGAAACCAGTAAATTACTGGGTCAGGTTTTATCAACAGAATGTCCTTCGCGTGAAATTCTGGAACACCTTGCTAATAAATGGTCGATTCTGGTGTTGCGTTGCTTGAGTGATGGCGTTCATCGTTTTAGTGAGCTGAAACAGCGTATTGAAGGCGTCAGTGAAAAGATGCTGGCACAGACGCTGAAAATGCTGGAGCAGGATGGCTTCATTTTAAGAACGGTCTATCCAGTTGTACCACCTAAAGTGGAATATCAGCTGACGATTACCGGTTCGCAGGCTGCGGAAAAAATAAATTATCTGATTGGCTGGTTAGAGCGTAGTCTGCCGGAGATTTTGGAAAATAAAGAGCGTGTTGCGAAATAA
- a CDS encoding MFS transporter encodes MTTERNAVSPLSSQFVLLMAMACGLCAGSTYYSQPLIYSIEEGLSITTSQAGLTVVIAQIGYVLGLMLLVPLGDFLNKRKLVVSLMVFAATSQILLSLSTTLSTLYLFTLFATFGAISAQVLIPFASTISPPESSAATVGKLMSGLVMGIILSRTFAGFVSTYWTWEGVYLSSGIITLLFAILMWKKLPDTQPQVGLTIGGIYRSLFFIARQNPHLIRRACAGALAFGILSMIFTSMTFVLGNDPYYFTDFEIGLFGLLGVIGIFSSSWSGRTVGAGRENLVAVLCISLMLLSCIPLYFAQQNILVYAVGVLMAYFGLTAFHVLNQNLVYRIDLKSRSRINAVYMTIYFSGAALGSLGAVYAWQHFEWMGCVILGLVFSIGILLIDRVDFRKMIKK; translated from the coding sequence ATGACCACAGAAAGGAATGCTGTCAGCCCATTGTCATCACAATTTGTATTACTTATGGCAATGGCGTGTGGTCTATGTGCTGGATCTACTTATTATAGTCAGCCTCTAATTTATTCGATTGAAGAAGGTTTAAGCATCACGACCAGTCAGGCCGGCTTAACAGTGGTAATCGCTCAGATTGGTTATGTACTGGGTTTAATGCTTTTAGTACCGTTAGGTGACTTTCTAAATAAACGTAAGCTGGTGGTCAGCTTGATGGTCTTCGCGGCGACTTCTCAGATTCTTCTCTCGTTAAGTACCACGCTAAGCACCTTGTATTTATTTACCTTGTTCGCTACTTTTGGTGCTATTTCCGCACAGGTTCTGATTCCTTTTGCTTCTACGATCAGTCCACCTGAATCCAGTGCTGCTACAGTAGGCAAGCTCATGAGTGGTCTGGTGATGGGCATTATCCTGTCACGAACCTTTGCTGGCTTTGTTTCGACTTACTGGACTTGGGAAGGTGTGTATCTATCCAGTGGTATCATTACTCTACTGTTTGCAATACTCATGTGGAAAAAACTGCCAGATACTCAACCTCAGGTTGGATTAACTATTGGTGGTATTTATCGTTCCCTATTTTTCATTGCTAGGCAAAATCCGCATCTGATTCGTCGAGCTTGTGCCGGTGCCTTGGCTTTTGGCATTTTATCCATGATTTTTACCTCTATGACTTTCGTCTTAGGCAATGATCCATACTACTTCACCGACTTTGAAATTGGGTTATTTGGGTTACTCGGTGTGATTGGAATTTTTTCATCGAGCTGGTCCGGCCGAACGGTTGGTGCAGGTCGAGAAAATCTGGTTGCTGTGCTTTGCATTAGCCTTATGCTGCTTTCTTGTATTCCCCTCTATTTCGCTCAGCAAAATATTTTGGTATATGCAGTTGGTGTGCTGATGGCATATTTTGGTCTGACTGCCTTTCACGTGCTAAACCAAAACCTAGTATATCGGATCGATCTGAAATCACGTTCCCGAATTAATGCGGTGTATATGACCATTTACTTTAGCGGTGCAGCTTTAGGTTCACTCGGTGCAGTCTACGCTTGGCAACACTTTGAATGGATGGGCTGTGTAATTCTAGGTTTAGTTTTCTCAATTGGAATTTTACTGATTGATCGAGTTGATTTTAGGAAGATGATCAAAAAGTAA